A genome region from Anolis carolinensis isolate JA03-04 chromosome 6, rAnoCar3.1.pri, whole genome shotgun sequence includes the following:
- the tlk2 gene encoding serine/threonine-protein kinase tousled-like 2 isoform X2: MMEELHSLDPRRQELLEARFTGAGVTKGPLNSESSNQSLCSVGSLSDKELETPEKKQNDQRNRKRKAETFETSQGKITPRGHKISDYFEFAGGSGPGTSPGRSVPPVARSSPQHSLSNPLPAQQGSPSSTGSGNTEHSCASQKQISVQHKQTQSDLTMEKISALENSKNSDLEKKEGRIDDLLRANCDLRRQIDEQQKMLEKYKERLNRCVTMSKKLLIEKSKQEKMACRDKSMQDRLRLGHFATVRHGASYTEQWTDGYAFQNLIKQQERINSQREEIERQRKMLAKRKPPAMGQVPPATNEQKQRKNKTNGAENETLTLAEYHEQEEIFKLRLGHLKKEEAEIQAELERLERVRNLHIRELKRIHNEDNSQFKDHPTLNDRYLLLHLLGRGGFSEVYKAFDLTEQRYVAVKIHQLNKNWRDEKKENYHKHACREYRIHKELDHPRIVKLYDYFSLDTDSFCTVLEYCEGNDLDFYLKQHKLMTEKEARSIIMQIVNALKYLNEIKPPIIHYDLKPGNILLVNGTACGEIKITDFGLSKIMDDDSYNSVDGMELTSQGAGTYWYLPPECFVVGKEPPKISNKVDVWSVGVIFYQCLYGRKPFGHNQSQQDILQENTILKATEVQFPPKPVVTPEAKAFIRRCLAYRKEDRIDVQQLACDPYLLPHIRKSVSTSSPAGAAIASTSGSSNNSSSN; the protein is encoded by the exons GGTCCCTTGAACAGTGAATCTTCCAATCAGAGTTTGTGCAGTGTGGGTTCTCTAAGTGACAAGGAGTTGGAG ACTCCTGAAAAAAAACAGAATGACCAGCGCAACAGGAAGAGGAAAGCAGAAACCTTTGAAACTAGTCAAG gCAAAATCACTCCAAGGGGGCATAAAATTAGTGATTATTTTGAG TTTGCTGGGGGAAGTGGACCAGGAACAAGCCCTGGAAGAAGCGTACCGCCTGTTGCACGCTCATCACCACAGCATTCCTTATCCAATCCCTTACCT GCCCAGCAAGGCAGCCCTTCCTCAACGGGTTCAGGGAACACAGAGCATTCCTGCGCCTCCCAAAAACAGATCTccgtccaacataaacagacacaG TCTGATCTTACAATGGAGAAAATATCTGCACTAGAAAACAGCAAAAACTCTGATCTTGAAAAAAAAGAAGGCAGGATAGATGACTTATTAAGA GCAAACTGTGATTTAAGGCGACAAATAGATGAACAACAAAAAATGCTTGAAAAATATAAAGAGCGGTTGAATAGATGTGTAACAATGAGCAAGAAGCTTCTTATAGAAAAG TCGAAGCAGGAAAAGATGGCATGCCGAGATAAGAGTATGCAGGATCGGTTGCGGCTGGGCCACTTTGCAACAGTCCGGCATGGGGCCTCTTACACTGAACAGTGGACAGATGGCTATGCTTTCCAAAACCTTATTAA GCAGCAGGAAAGAATAAATTCCCAAAGGGAAGAGATAGAGAGGCAAAGAAAAATGTTAGCAAAACGGAAGCCACCTGCCATGGGACAGGTTCCACCAGCAACAAACGAGCAGAAGCAGCGTAAGAACAAGACCAATGGAGCAGAAAATGAGAC GTTAACATTAGCAGAATATCATGAACAGGAGGAAATCTTCAAACTCCGCCTGGGTCATCTTAAAAAG GAAGAAGCAGAGATCCAAGCGGAACTGGAGCGGTTAGAGAGGGTTAGAAATCTGCATATCAGGGAATTGAAAAGAATACACAATGAAGATAATTCACA GTTTAAAGACCACCCAACACTAAATGACAGATATTTGTTGCTGCATCTCCTGGGCAGAGGAGGATTTAGTGAGGTATATAAG gCATTTGATTTAACAGAACAGAGATATGTAGCAGTAAAGATTCACCAGCTAAATAAAAACTGGAgggatgaaaagaaagaaaattaccaCAA ACATGCATGTAGAGAATACAGAATCCATAAAGAGTTGGATCATCCTCGCATAGTTAAGCTATATGACTATTTCTCGCTGGACACTGACTC GTTTTGTACAGTTCTAGAATACTGTGAGGGAAATGATCTGGACTTCTACCTGAAACAGCACAAATTAATGACAGAGAAAGAAGCCCGGTCTATAATCATGCAGATTgtgaatgcattaaaatatttaaatgaaatCAAGCCACCCATTATTCACTATGATCTCAAACCAG GTAATATCCTCTTGGTGAATGGTACTGCATGTGGTGAGATTAAAATCACTGACTTTGGCCTCTCAAAGATCATGGATGATGACAGCTACAATTCCGTTGATGGCATGGAGCTTACATCTCAAGGGGCTGGCACTTACTG GTATTTGCCACCTGAGTGTTTTGTGGTTGGAAAAGAACCTCCAAAGATTTCAAATAAAGTTGACGTCTGGTCAGTGGGAGTAATCTTCTACCAGTGTCTTTATGGCAGAAAA CCGTTTGGCCACAACCAATCTCAGCAGGATATTCTGCAGGAGAATACAATCCTTAAAGCTACAGAGGTGCAATTTCCTCCAAAGCCAGTAGTAACTCCAGAAGCTAAG GCATTTATCAGGCGCTGCCTGGCATACCGAAAGGAAGATCGGATAGATGTTCAACAATTGGCATGTGATCCCTACTTACTTCCTCACATCCGCAAGTCTGTATCAACAAGCAGCCCAGCTGGGGCTGCTATCGCCTCAACCTCTGGATCTTCTAATAACAGCTCTTCAAACTGA
- the tlk2 gene encoding serine/threonine-protein kinase tousled-like 2 isoform X1, which translates to MMEELHSLDPRRQELLEARFTGAGVTKGPLNSESSNQSLCSVGSLSDKELETPEKKQNDQRNRKRKAETFETSQGKITPRGHKISDYFEFAGGSGPGTSPGRSVPPVARSSPQHSLSNPLPRRMEQPLYGVESSAAKELQEEHSALPTLVSVMLAKQRLEGEQLAQRGTSLCFPFTSAQQGSPSSTGSGNTEHSCASQKQISVQHKQTQSDLTMEKISALENSKNSDLEKKEGRIDDLLRANCDLRRQIDEQQKMLEKYKERLNRCVTMSKKLLIEKSKQEKMACRDKSMQDRLRLGHFATVRHGASYTEQWTDGYAFQNLIKQQERINSQREEIERQRKMLAKRKPPAMGQVPPATNEQKQRKNKTNGAENETLTLAEYHEQEEIFKLRLGHLKKEEAEIQAELERLERVRNLHIRELKRIHNEDNSQFKDHPTLNDRYLLLHLLGRGGFSEVYKAFDLTEQRYVAVKIHQLNKNWRDEKKENYHKHACREYRIHKELDHPRIVKLYDYFSLDTDSFCTVLEYCEGNDLDFYLKQHKLMTEKEARSIIMQIVNALKYLNEIKPPIIHYDLKPGNILLVNGTACGEIKITDFGLSKIMDDDSYNSVDGMELTSQGAGTYWYLPPECFVVGKEPPKISNKVDVWSVGVIFYQCLYGRKPFGHNQSQQDILQENTILKATEVQFPPKPVVTPEAKAFIRRCLAYRKEDRIDVQQLACDPYLLPHIRKSVSTSSPAGAAIASTSGSSNNSSSN; encoded by the exons GGTCCCTTGAACAGTGAATCTTCCAATCAGAGTTTGTGCAGTGTGGGTTCTCTAAGTGACAAGGAGTTGGAG ACTCCTGAAAAAAAACAGAATGACCAGCGCAACAGGAAGAGGAAAGCAGAAACCTTTGAAACTAGTCAAG gCAAAATCACTCCAAGGGGGCATAAAATTAGTGATTATTTTGAG TTTGCTGGGGGAAGTGGACCAGGAACAAGCCCTGGAAGAAGCGTACCGCCTGTTGCACGCTCATCACCACAGCATTCCTTATCCAATCCCTTACCT CGGCGAATGGAGCAGCCGCTTTATGGGGTAGAGAGCAGCGCAGCCAAGGAACTGCAGGAGGAGCATTCTGCTCTGCCAACACTGGTGTCGGTGATGCTAGCGAAGCAGCGGCTAGAGGGCGAGCAGCTGGCCCAGAGGGGTACAAGCCTCTGTTTTCCATTTACTTCG GCCCAGCAAGGCAGCCCTTCCTCAACGGGTTCAGGGAACACAGAGCATTCCTGCGCCTCCCAAAAACAGATCTccgtccaacataaacagacacaG TCTGATCTTACAATGGAGAAAATATCTGCACTAGAAAACAGCAAAAACTCTGATCTTGAAAAAAAAGAAGGCAGGATAGATGACTTATTAAGA GCAAACTGTGATTTAAGGCGACAAATAGATGAACAACAAAAAATGCTTGAAAAATATAAAGAGCGGTTGAATAGATGTGTAACAATGAGCAAGAAGCTTCTTATAGAAAAG TCGAAGCAGGAAAAGATGGCATGCCGAGATAAGAGTATGCAGGATCGGTTGCGGCTGGGCCACTTTGCAACAGTCCGGCATGGGGCCTCTTACACTGAACAGTGGACAGATGGCTATGCTTTCCAAAACCTTATTAA GCAGCAGGAAAGAATAAATTCCCAAAGGGAAGAGATAGAGAGGCAAAGAAAAATGTTAGCAAAACGGAAGCCACCTGCCATGGGACAGGTTCCACCAGCAACAAACGAGCAGAAGCAGCGTAAGAACAAGACCAATGGAGCAGAAAATGAGAC GTTAACATTAGCAGAATATCATGAACAGGAGGAAATCTTCAAACTCCGCCTGGGTCATCTTAAAAAG GAAGAAGCAGAGATCCAAGCGGAACTGGAGCGGTTAGAGAGGGTTAGAAATCTGCATATCAGGGAATTGAAAAGAATACACAATGAAGATAATTCACA GTTTAAAGACCACCCAACACTAAATGACAGATATTTGTTGCTGCATCTCCTGGGCAGAGGAGGATTTAGTGAGGTATATAAG gCATTTGATTTAACAGAACAGAGATATGTAGCAGTAAAGATTCACCAGCTAAATAAAAACTGGAgggatgaaaagaaagaaaattaccaCAA ACATGCATGTAGAGAATACAGAATCCATAAAGAGTTGGATCATCCTCGCATAGTTAAGCTATATGACTATTTCTCGCTGGACACTGACTC GTTTTGTACAGTTCTAGAATACTGTGAGGGAAATGATCTGGACTTCTACCTGAAACAGCACAAATTAATGACAGAGAAAGAAGCCCGGTCTATAATCATGCAGATTgtgaatgcattaaaatatttaaatgaaatCAAGCCACCCATTATTCACTATGATCTCAAACCAG GTAATATCCTCTTGGTGAATGGTACTGCATGTGGTGAGATTAAAATCACTGACTTTGGCCTCTCAAAGATCATGGATGATGACAGCTACAATTCCGTTGATGGCATGGAGCTTACATCTCAAGGGGCTGGCACTTACTG GTATTTGCCACCTGAGTGTTTTGTGGTTGGAAAAGAACCTCCAAAGATTTCAAATAAAGTTGACGTCTGGTCAGTGGGAGTAATCTTCTACCAGTGTCTTTATGGCAGAAAA CCGTTTGGCCACAACCAATCTCAGCAGGATATTCTGCAGGAGAATACAATCCTTAAAGCTACAGAGGTGCAATTTCCTCCAAAGCCAGTAGTAACTCCAGAAGCTAAG GCATTTATCAGGCGCTGCCTGGCATACCGAAAGGAAGATCGGATAGATGTTCAACAATTGGCATGTGATCCCTACTTACTTCCTCACATCCGCAAGTCTGTATCAACAAGCAGCCCAGCTGGGGCTGCTATCGCCTCAACCTCTGGATCTTCTAATAACAGCTCTTCAAACTGA